TCTAACTGGTTCCCGCAGTGGAGCCGCCCGGGCCCGCGAATGGCGATTAGCTGTGCGCCGAGCGGGTGGGCAGGGCGGGGCAGCGCCCTCCTCGCTGATTGGTTGGTATTTCTAGGGGAGGTTGGTCCCTGTCCCTGAACCGCTGCCGGGGGGGGGTGACAAAGCGGAGGGGCGGTGGGGGTGTGCAATCCCAGAATCCTCTGCGGCCGGCCGAAAGTTGGGGGGACCCACCCTGGGGGGGGCCgtgggtccctggggggggtccAGGGTCCCCGGGCTGTGacctctcccttccccccacAGGCGTGGATTTCCCACGATGCCGAACGGCGCCACTTCCCACCCGTAAGTGCCCCCTCTGGGGGGggttccccctgcccccctcaTACCCCAGGGCCCTCTAACACTCGGGGGGGAGACAGGGACCGTGGAGCGGGGGGTCCCCAAACCCATCCTGTCCCCTCTCGGGGGCCTCCCCTTGGCCTCTGCGTTGAGGTTGGGGCATGACAGGGGCTGCAAGCTCCTTGCTTTGGGTTGCCGGTTACTCCGGGGTCTCctgccagggtgctgggggcccGTAAGGGTGGAGCAGGTTGTTCTTCCCGTGGGGATTCTCAGGCTGGGTGTGGCGGGGCCCTGGCATTGCCTGGGGGCTCCCTTCTCTCTCCGCTCCCCCCCATTTGCTGTCACCGTGACTAACTGCCCCCGTTTCTCCCCCGCGCCACGGCCGcctgcccctgcagcagcccagcatcGTGAGTATGGCCAGACCGGGGGGGTGGGAACCCGGAGAGGGGAGGTGACCCCAAAAGCatgtggggaggtggggggggggcatgtGGGTCTGCATGGATGGCGCCTGGATGCCTGCGCTCCCCAGGTGGCGGGTGGGAGGCGGGGGGCGAGGAGGAGAGGGACAGGTGGCCCAGACGCCCGAGTCCTTACCCACCCGCTGTCCCCGCAGCCGCCCCCGGCCAAGTATGGCGGCCGCCACACCGTGACGCTGATCCCTGGCGATGGCATCGGCCCCGAGCTGATGCTGCACGTTAAGGAGGTGTTCAGGTGGgtgccccttccccgcccccgCGCGCCCGGTCTGTCTGCGGGACCCAGGTGTGTGGGCCGTTCCCTGCCCCCAGGCACGCCTGTGTGCCCGTGGACTTCGAGGAGGTGCGGGTCAGTGCTGAGGCGCCAGAGGACGACGTGCACAACGCCATCATGGCCATCCGCCGCAACGGCGTTGCCCTCAAAGGTGAGCACGGGGCCAaggaccaccccccccccccaccccccaccccccccacagcTTGGGGACCCCTCTGCCAGCATGGGGACACCCTGAGCCCTGTCCTGTCTGTCCCCTCTCCAGGGAACATTGAGACCAACCACAACCTCCCGCCCAGCCACAAGTCCCGTAACAACCTCATCCGGTGAGAGACAGGGTGTGCTGGGGGGaaactgggggacactgggagctGTGGAGCCTCCGGGGCTGACAGGAACTGGGGGACAGcggggccctgggctggggggaaCAGGAACCTGCTGGAGCCTGACCTGCGTGTTGGGGTGGGGCAGGACCAGCCTGGACCTGTACGCCAACGTGATCCACTGCCAGAGCCTGCCCGGGGTGGAGACGCGGCACCGTGACATCGACATCCTCATCGTGCGGGAGAACACCGAGGGAGAGTACAGCAGCCTGGAGCACGAGGTGGGACATGGCCCCGCCCCCCACATCCTGGCCCCGCCCCAGCAGTGTGATTGACAGCTGATGGGGCCATGCCCCTTGCACATGGGTACTTGCCTTGGCCATGCCCACTCACATGGGCATATGTTGGCCACGCCCCCAGACAATGACCACGCCCCTACATTTTTGTGGCCATGCCCCCCAAATGGCTCTACTGCATTGGCCACGCCCATGCACATGGATATGCTGCCTTGGCCACGCCCCCAGGGCAATGACCACACCCCTTATATAGTTATGTGTTGACCACACCCCCAGGGCAATGATCATGCCCCTACACTGCCTTGGCCATGCCCCCCTGAAAAACAGCTCTACTGCTTTGGCTACACCCCCTTACCTTACATGGGTATGATGCCTTGGCCATGCCCCCCCGGGCAATGACCATGCCCCTACACTGACTTGGTCACGCCCCCTTACATGGGTATGATGCCTTGGCCACGCCCCCACGGTAATGGCCACATCCTTACACTGCTTTGGCCACACCCCTCACTCCTGACCATGCCCCCAGCTGCTGGTCCCACCCCTGTGATTGACAGTACTGGAGGCCATGCCCCTTTCAGTCAGGCCCGGTGTTCCCCCGTatagccccgcccctcccccgcctGGCCACGCCCCCAGTCCCTGACGGCTCCGCCCCATCCCCAGAGCGTGGCCGGGGTGGTCGAGAGCCTCAAGATCATCACGGCCGGGCGCTCACGCCGCATCGCCCACTACGCCTTCCGCCTggcccgcgctgccgcccgccgctcCGTCACTGCCGTCCACAAGGCCAACATCATGTgcgtggggggcggggggggccctgcgGGAGCCCGCAGCGCCCGCTGACCACCCCCACCCCGCAGGAAGCTGGGGGATGGGCTGTTCCTGCAGTGCTGCCAGGAGGTGGCGGCCGAGTACCCCGAGATCAGCTTCCGCAGCATGATCGTGGACAACACCACCATGCAGGtgggcccggccgccccgccccgcccctcccagtaaccccagtaACTCCACCAAcccctcctcctccacagctGGTGTCGCGCCCGCAGCAGTTTGACGTGATGGTGATGCCCAACCTCTACGGCAACATCGTCAACAACGTCTGCGCCGGGCTGGTGGGGGGCCCTGGCCTTGTCCCTGGCGCCAACTACGGTCATGACTACGCCGTCTTCGAGACCGTGGGTCTGGGCAGGGCATGGGGCAGGGCCGGCCCCAGTTACAGCCAGGGggggtctgggtgctgggggggacgGGGCAGACTGGGAGCTCTGGGACTGGagcggggggtccccggggcacGAGGGGTGCCCTGGGGACTGCGGGGCCTCCCCGgtcacccccccactcccccacaGGCAACGCGTAACACGGGGAAGAGCATCGCCAACCGCAACATCGCCAACCCCACCGCCGCGCTGCTGGCCGCCTGCATGATGCTGGACCACCTACGGTGGGGCGGGGCCTAGAGCGGCAGGCGGGGCCTCCTCTGGAGGCACAGAGCCCCATTGGAGGGGCTGGGTGAGGGGTTTGCTGACGTGGCCTGTGCTGCCCCCACAGGCTGCACGGCCACGCCTCCACCATCCGCCGGGCTGTCCTCGCCTCATTGGATGATCCGCGGGTAAGTCCCACCCTCCCTCAGCGCCtgtcgggggggggggccactgcgagcccccccccccccaacagccGCCTCCTCCCCCAGACACACACGCCCGACATCGGGGGACAGGGCACGACCTCGGGGGCCGTCCAGAGCATCATCTCCCACCTGCCCCGCGCGTAGCGCCCCCGGGTAACCCCCGGGGGGCGGGCGGGATGGCGCCAggtgccccccgcccccaataAAGCCCCAGCGGACCCTGCCTGTGGCCAGGACACACTTTTATTGGTGGGCCGGGCTAGGGCCGCAGCCAGGGGTGCCGCAGGCACTGGGCAGCCGTGGCACGGCGGGCGGGCTCGAAGGCCAGCATGGGCCGCAGGAAGCGGGCGAAGGCGGCGGCCGCACCCCGGGGCCACTCGTACTTCTCCTGCAGCAccgcccgcagcccccagggACGCAGGTGGCGGATGTGACGCAGCTCCCCTGGGGGCGGGGCCACACCATAAGCACACGCCCACCCCTGCGGCCCCGCCCCAGGGGCATAATTTGCATAGCCCTGCCCCCAGCTGTTGGTCACGCCCCTTCCCTCACCACGGCGGTTGAAGAACTCCCGGCTGTAGCGTCCCCCCAGTGCCACGTGACGTGGGATCTCCCCCAGCAGCTCCATCACGTGGGCGATGTGGTCTGGGGGGGCAGAGTGGGTCAGGCCCCGCCCCTCCTTAgccccaccccccgccccacgcCCGCCTACCCTCGTCCCTGCTGTAGTCCTCCCCTGAGTGGGGCTCAAAGAGGTAATCGCCGGTGGCTAGCTCGAAGGCCTGGGggcagaggaggatgaggagggagcagaaagggatgaggagggggcagaggggatgaggagggggcggggggccCTGGGGCCCGCCGTGGGGTGCGCAGCCCCTCACCATGCAGGCGGTGCTCCAGATGTCAGCGGGGGGCCCGTaccccgcccccagcagcacctccaGGGCGCGGTACTGCCGGGTCTGGATGTCCTCGGTGAAGTgccggtgctggggggggcaggggggcagcacGTCACCCTCTGCctgggggtgggggcacccccaaaccccccactGACCGCCCCCAACCCCCCATCTGTCCCAGAGATGCTGAAAGACACCCCAAACCACCCCTCCCGCTGCCCGTCCCCGCCCAGTCGCCCCCTCACCACCCAGCAGCCGTTGCCCAGGTCAGCGATCTTGACGCGCAGCCGGGGGGCACAGCAGGGGTCCAGGGGGTTCTCctgcccccccggcagccccccacctgcaaggcagcagcagggacGTCACCGGGGccccccatcctccccagccccccacagccccccgcaGAACCCCCACTGGTGCCCCCCCAagaccaccccagcacccccatgttgtctcccagcaccaccagttGACCTCCAGTCCTCCCCTAGCCCCCACTACCTTCcaaccccccccagacccccaatATTTTCCCTCCACCCCCAATTTCCCCCCCCCAACTCTTAACTGCCCCCCAGTtctgtccccaccacccctcaGGACCCCCAGTTGCCCCTCGCTTCTCCCCACAACTCCACctgccccccaaatccctccccccaaccccacttgcccccccaaatccccctggGCCTCCCCTGCTGAccgaggggggcggggggcccccccgagccccctGAGATGagtgagctggaggtgggggTGAAGAGGGAGtcagaggcagagctggggctgggggggcgccgggggggggcccCTCCCGAGTTGGAGGAGCCCCCCGAGAGCCCATCGCTGGAGCCGCCGGGCTGTAGGGTGTGCACCCCCGAGGAGGAGGCACcgctgggggggctgccccctTCGTCGGGGTCCAGGGGGGGTGCTTCTGCCGGAGGGAGGAGACACTGAGACCCCCAAaccccaggagccccccaaaaGGGAGGGATGGCCACGTCAACACCCCAAACTCCCCCCTCCGCTGCCCCAAAGCTGCCAGGTTTCCCTGCAAGACCCCCCGTCCCAGCCTCAGGGGGCCTGAAGCCTGGTGGGACCCCTCCCAGCCCTCATGGagcccccaaaaccaacccccagggacccccaaaatcATTCTCTGGGGCTgatgccccctgcccccccaggacccccagagCTGCCCTAGGGGCCCCAATCCACCTCACAGCCACCCCAGAAACCACCGAATCCTGCCCTGTGGACCCCCGTTATCCTCTCACCGTGCCCCAGGAGACCCCAAGCTCCCCCCCGGGGGTCCCAAAGCACTCACCGGCGTCATCGGGGTCCCCCAGTGATCCCCCAGTCTCCTGCAGGTGCTCCAGGTCCCGCAGGTGCTGGGCCAAGAGGCGGCTGtggcgccgctgccgccgccgtcgccgccgccgctggGCACGGGAGAGCCCCTCCTGCCACGGGGGAGCGGGGTGGCCGGGTGGGGGTGCGAAGTGGCGCACGGGGGGGGACGCACCCGTGGGAGGAGCCATGCGGGGGCACGTGCGGGGCAGCGCACGAGGGCCAGGGGCCACCGCCCGCCCCAGACACTCACGGGGACATCCTGGGGCGCGGAGCTCACTGCACAGAGAAAAGGGGGTGTCAGATGAGCCCCCCCCTTACCCCgactgggggtcccaggggtcgGGGAGGTCCCGGGGTACCTGCGCTCTGCGGGGGGCCGCCCCCCCAGGCCCAGCGCGCAGCCTCGGCCGCCAGCTGCCGCACAAAGGGCTCCCCCACCCGCAGCAGCACGTTCTCGGGCTTGATGTCCGTGTGGATGATCTTGCACTTGGTGTGCAGGTAGtccagcccctccagcacctgtgcCCCAATGCCGGGGGTCACCCCCGAATCAGGAGGGGCGCCCTGGCACTGGCAGGGGCTGCAGTAACCCCCCTCCAGTGGGGGGATTCTGGGGGCGGGTCTGGGGAGATCTACAGGGGACATTTGGGGTCCCCATGTGGATCTGGGGGAGCCCATAGGGACATTGTTGGGCTCTAGAGAGAACACTTGAGGTTcctgtggggacaggggggtTTGGGGAGTCTCTTGGCAGGGCGTTCGGGGTGCCATGGGGATATGGGGGTCCCAGGGAGAAGTGGGGGGGTCTCTGCAggctggggggacgggggggcccTCACCTGTCGCACGATGCTCTTGACacagggca
This is a stretch of genomic DNA from Strix uralensis isolate ZFMK-TIS-50842 unplaced genomic scaffold, bStrUra1 scaffold_227, whole genome shotgun sequence. It encodes these proteins:
- the SRPK3 gene encoding SRSF protein kinase 3 isoform X4 — protein: MGETPEGTRTPSPPGNVSPEPPPPLPLLSEGLLGSDEGEQEDPQDYCKGGYYPVRIGDLFNGRYHVVRKLGWGHFSTVWLCWDIRQKRFVALKVVKSAPQYTETALDEIKLLKCVRDSDPSDPNRENIVQLIDDFKISGVNGVHVCMVLEVLGHQLLRWIIKSNYQGLPLPCVKSIVRQVLEGLDYLHTKCKIIHTDIKPENVLLRVGEPFVRQLAAEAARWAWGGGPPQSAVSSAPQDVPEGLSRAQRRRRRRRQRRHSRLLAQHLRDLEHLQETGGSLGDPDDAEAPPLDPDEGGSPPSGASSSGVHTLQPGGSSDGLSGGSSNSGGAPPRRPPSPSSASDSLFTPTSSSLISGGSGGPPAPLGGGLPGGQENPLDPCCAPRLRVKIADLGNGCWVHRHFTEDIQTRQYRALEVLLGAGYGPPADIWSTACMAFELATGDYLFEPHSGEDYSRDEDHIAHVMELLGEIPRHVALGGRYSREFFNRRGELRHIRHLRPWGLRAVLQEKYEWPRGAAAAFARFLRPMLAFEPARRATAAQCLRHPWLRP
- the SRPK3 gene encoding SRSF protein kinase 3 isoform X3, which produces MELRGGAAAGARSDPGKRKKKRKKDKKQKLPTRTPSPPGNVSPEPPPPLPLLSEGLLGSDEGEQEDPQDYCKGGYYPVRIGDLFNGRYHVVRKLGWGHFSTVWLCWDIRQKRFVALKVVKSAPQYTETALDEIKLLKCVRDSDPSDPNRENIVQLIDDFKISGVNGVHVCMVLEVLGHQLLRWIIKSNYQGLPLPCVKSIVRQVLEGLDYLHTKCKIIHTDIKPENVLLRVGEPFVRQLAAEAARWAWGGGPPQSAVSSAPQDVPEGLSRAQRRRRRRRQRRHSRLLAQHLRDLEHLQETGGSLGDPDDAEAPPLDPDEGGSPPSGASSSGVHTLQPGGSSDGLSGGSSNSGGAPPRRPPSPSSASDSLFTPTSSSLISGGSGGPPAPLGGGLPGGQENPLDPCCAPRLRVKIADLGNGCWVHRHFTEDIQTRQYRALEVLLGAGYGPPADIWSTACMAFELATGDYLFEPHSGEDYSRDEDHIAHVMELLGEIPRHVALGGRYSREFFNRRGELRHIRHLRPWGLRAVLQEKYEWPRGAAAAFARFLRPMLAFEPARRATAAQCLRHPWLRP
- the IDH3G gene encoding isocitrate dehydrogenase [NAD] subunit gamma, mitochondrial, encoding MPPARDKMAGGTASPAPLRGSARGHPAHAPPPPPRSSQAQNGRGDVCGAAGSAGARAGARGPGGSSRETPRPTVPAQRRHLARAARRPSRRGAMAAALAAARRLWVPAVLGPRPAWISHDAERRHFPPPPPAKYGGRHTVTLIPGDGIGPELMLHVKEVFRHACVPVDFEEVRVSAEAPEDDVHNAIMAIRRNGVALKGNIETNHNLPPSHKSRNNLIRTSLDLYANVIHCQSLPGVETRHRDIDILIVRENTEGEYSSLEHESVAGVVESLKIITAGRSRRIAHYAFRLARAAARRSVTAVHKANIMKLGDGLFLQCCQEVAAEYPEISFRSMIVDNTTMQLVSRPQQFDVMVMPNLYGNIVNNVCAGLVGGPGLVPGANYGHDYAVFETATRNTGKSIANRNIANPTAALLAACMMLDHLRLHGHASTIRRAVLASLDDPRTHTPDIGGQGTTSGAVQSIISHLPRA
- the SRPK3 gene encoding SRSF protein kinase 3 isoform X2; this translates as MGGACGAGGPHDPPATPPDPGKRKKKRKKDKKQKLPTRTPSPPGNVSPEPPPPLPLLSEGLLGSDEGEQEDPQDYCKGGYYPVRIGDLFNGRYHVVRKLGWGHFSTVWLCWDIRQKRFVALKVVKSAPQYTETALDEIKLLKCVRDSDPSDPNRENIVQLIDDFKISGVNGVHVCMVLEVLGHQLLRWIIKSNYQGLPLPCVKSIVRQVLEGLDYLHTKCKIIHTDIKPENVLLRVGEPFVRQLAAEAARWAWGGGPPQSAVSSAPQDVPEGLSRAQRRRRRRRQRRHSRLLAQHLRDLEHLQETGGSLGDPDDAEAPPLDPDEGGSPPSGASSSGVHTLQPGGSSDGLSGGSSNSGGAPPRRPPSPSSASDSLFTPTSSSLISGGSGGPPAPLGGGLPGGQENPLDPCCAPRLRVKIADLGNGCWVHRHFTEDIQTRQYRALEVLLGAGYGPPADIWSTACMAFELATGDYLFEPHSGEDYSRDEDHIAHVMELLGEIPRHVALGGRYSREFFNRRGELRHIRHLRPWGLRAVLQEKYEWPRGAAAAFARFLRPMLAFEPARRATAAQCLRHPWLRP
- the SRPK3 gene encoding SRSF protein kinase 3 isoform X1, with protein sequence MSQRASHPHMLRPVGPLGPSGTPGTIPPSPFPLWDHPVGPPAWGRPPRGPAWLSPLRTPSPPGNVSPEPPPPLPLLSEGLLGSDEGEQEDPQDYCKGGYYPVRIGDLFNGRYHVVRKLGWGHFSTVWLCWDIRQKRFVALKVVKSAPQYTETALDEIKLLKCVRDSDPSDPNRENIVQLIDDFKISGVNGVHVCMVLEVLGHQLLRWIIKSNYQGLPLPCVKSIVRQVLEGLDYLHTKCKIIHTDIKPENVLLRVGEPFVRQLAAEAARWAWGGGPPQSAVSSAPQDVPEGLSRAQRRRRRRRQRRHSRLLAQHLRDLEHLQETGGSLGDPDDAEAPPLDPDEGGSPPSGASSSGVHTLQPGGSSDGLSGGSSNSGGAPPRRPPSPSSASDSLFTPTSSSLISGGSGGPPAPLGGGLPGGQENPLDPCCAPRLRVKIADLGNGCWVHRHFTEDIQTRQYRALEVLLGAGYGPPADIWSTACMAFELATGDYLFEPHSGEDYSRDEDHIAHVMELLGEIPRHVALGGRYSREFFNRRGELRHIRHLRPWGLRAVLQEKYEWPRGAAAAFARFLRPMLAFEPARRATAAQCLRHPWLRP